From a single Streptomyces liliifuscus genomic region:
- a CDS encoding ATP-binding cassette domain-containing protein, which translates to MHSPHDPYVRVRGAREHNLQGVDVDIPRDVLAVFTGVSGSGKSSLAFGTIYAEAQRRYFESVAPYARRLIHQVGAPKVGDISGLPPAVSLQQRRSTPTSRSSVGTVTNLSNSLRMLFSRAGDYPPGAERLDSDAFSSNTAVGACPECHGLGRVHRTTEESLVPDPTLSIREGAIAAWPGAWQGKNLRDVLDALGYDVDRPWRELPAEQREWILFTDEQPVVTVHPVRDAQRIQRPYQGTYMSARRYVMKTFSDSKSQTLRAKAERFLEAAPCPVCGGSRLRAEALAVTFADRTIAELAALPLVELADSLTGHGDSETARVLTEDLLARISPVTELGLGYLSLDRATPTLSAGELQRLRLATQLRSGLFGVVYVLDEPSAGLHPADTEALLTVLDRLKASGNSVFVVEHHLDVMRGADWLVDVGPKAGEHGGQVLHSGPVAELEHVRESATARFLFDRSPVPVREVRAPRGQLKVGPVTRHNLRGVTAEFPLGVLTAVTGVSGSGKSTLIGEITEDLPGVGRLVGVDQKPIGRTPRSNLATYTGLFDVVRKVFAATREAHRRGYGVGRFSFNVAGGRCETCQGEGFVSVELLFLPSTYAPCPDCGGARYNPETLEVTYRERNIAQVLDLTVEAAADFFADTPAVARSLATLLDVGLGYLRLGQPATELSGGEAQRIKLASELQRVRRGHTLYLLDEPTTGLHPADVEVLMRQLHGLVDGGHSVVVVEHDMAVVAGADWVVDLGPGGGDAGGRIVATGPPAEVARAAASATAPYLARALGTGGSQSQ; encoded by the coding sequence ATGCACAGCCCCCACGACCCCTACGTCCGTGTGCGTGGTGCGCGTGAGCACAATCTTCAGGGGGTCGATGTCGATATTCCGCGGGATGTGCTGGCGGTCTTCACGGGGGTGTCCGGGTCCGGGAAGTCGTCGCTCGCCTTCGGGACGATCTACGCGGAGGCGCAGCGGCGGTACTTCGAGTCGGTGGCCCCGTACGCGCGTCGGCTGATCCATCAGGTGGGGGCGCCGAAGGTCGGGGACATCAGCGGGCTGCCGCCCGCGGTGTCGTTGCAGCAGCGGCGGTCGACGCCGACCTCACGCTCGTCGGTCGGTACGGTCACCAACCTCTCCAATTCGCTTCGGATGCTGTTCTCGCGTGCGGGCGACTATCCGCCGGGGGCCGAGCGTCTCGACTCGGACGCCTTCTCGTCGAACACGGCCGTCGGGGCCTGTCCCGAGTGTCATGGGCTCGGTCGGGTGCACCGTACGACCGAGGAGTCGCTGGTCCCCGACCCGACGCTGTCGATCCGCGAGGGCGCGATCGCCGCGTGGCCGGGCGCCTGGCAGGGGAAGAACCTGCGCGATGTCCTCGACGCGCTGGGGTACGACGTGGACCGGCCGTGGCGCGAACTGCCCGCCGAGCAGCGTGAGTGGATCCTGTTCACGGACGAGCAGCCGGTCGTGACCGTGCATCCGGTCCGGGACGCCCAGCGGATCCAACGCCCGTACCAGGGCACGTACATGAGCGCGCGGCGCTATGTCATGAAGACCTTCTCGGACTCGAAGAGTCAGACGTTGCGGGCCAAAGCCGAGCGGTTTCTGGAGGCCGCGCCCTGTCCCGTGTGCGGCGGCAGTCGGCTGCGGGCCGAGGCGCTCGCGGTGACGTTCGCAGACCGGACCATCGCGGAGCTGGCCGCGCTGCCGCTCGTCGAACTGGCCGACTCCCTCACCGGTCATGGTGATTCGGAGACCGCCCGCGTCCTCACCGAGGATCTGCTCGCGCGTATCTCGCCGGTCACCGAGCTGGGCCTCGGCTATCTCAGCCTGGACCGCGCCACACCCACCCTTTCGGCCGGTGAGCTCCAACGGCTGCGGCTGGCCACGCAGTTGCGCTCGGGGCTCTTCGGGGTCGTGTACGTCCTCGACGAGCCGTCGGCCGGACTGCACCCGGCGGACACGGAGGCGCTGCTGACGGTCCTCGACCGGTTGAAGGCGTCCGGCAACTCGGTGTTCGTCGTGGAGCACCACCTCGATGTCATGCGCGGCGCAGACTGGCTCGTCGACGTGGGGCCGAAGGCGGGCGAGCACGGCGGACAGGTGCTGCACAGCGGCCCGGTGGCGGAGCTGGAGCATGTCAGGGAGTCGGCGACGGCCCGGTTCCTCTTCGACCGCTCCCCCGTCCCGGTACGTGAAGTCCGGGCGCCGCGCGGCCAGTTGAAGGTCGGCCCGGTGACACGGCACAACCTGCGTGGCGTGACCGCCGAGTTTCCGCTCGGCGTGCTCACCGCGGTCACCGGCGTCTCCGGCTCGGGCAAGTCCACGCTCATCGGCGAGATCACGGAGGACCTTCCGGGTGTGGGGCGGCTGGTCGGCGTCGACCAGAAGCCGATCGGCCGTACGCCCCGCTCGAATCTGGCGACGTACACGGGCCTCTTCGACGTCGTGCGCAAGGTGTTCGCGGCCACGCGGGAGGCGCACCGGCGCGGTTACGGCGTGGGGCGGTTCTCGTTCAACGTGGCGGGCGGGCGCTGCGAGACCTGTCAGGGCGAGGGGTTCGTGAGCGTCGAGCTGCTCTTCCTGCCGAGCACCTATGCCCCGTGCCCGGACTGCGGCGGGGCGCGCTACAACCCCGAGACGCTCGAAGTGACGTACAGGGAACGGAATATCGCGCAGGTGCTGGACCTGACGGTCGAGGCCGCCGCGGACTTCTTCGCGGACACTCCGGCCGTCGCGCGCAGCCTCGCCACGCTCCTCGATGTCGGTCTCGGTTATCTGCGGCTCGGCCAGCCGGCGACCGAGCTGTCCGGCGGTGAGGCGCAGCGCATCAAGCTCGCGAGCGAACTCCAGCGCGTACGCCGAGGTCACACGCTCTATCTCCTCGACGAGCCGACGACCGGTCTGCACCCGGCCGATGTCGAGGTCCTGATGCGGCAGTTGCACGGTCTGGTCGACGGCGGGCACAGCGTCGTGGTCGTGGAGCACGACATGGCGGTGGTGGCGGGCGCGGACTGGGTGGTCGACCTGGGGCCGGGCGGCGGCGACGCGGGAGGCCGGATCGTGGCGACGGGACCTCCGGCGGAGGTCGCACGGGCGGCGGCGAGCGCCACGGCTCCGTACCTCGCCCGCGCGCTGGGCACCGGGGGCTCTCAGTCCCAATAG
- a CDS encoding succinate dehydrogenase/fumarate reductase iron-sulfur subunit, which yields MKLTLRVWRQRNADADGAMSTYEVDDISADMSFLEMLDTLNEELILKGEDPVAFDHDCREGICGACSLVINGDAHGPERTTSCQLHMRSFEDGDTIDIEPWRASAFPVVKDLVVDRSAFDRIIQAGGYVTAPTGAAPEAHATPVPKPDADFAFEHAECIGCGACVAACPNGAAMLFTSAKINHLNVLPQGAPERETRVLDMVAQMDEEGFGGCTLAGECATACPKGIPLVSITGMNKEWLRATRKAGKR from the coding sequence ATGAAGCTCACCCTGCGCGTCTGGCGGCAGCGGAACGCCGACGCCGACGGAGCGATGTCCACGTACGAAGTGGACGACATCTCGGCCGACATGTCCTTCCTGGAGATGCTGGACACCCTCAACGAGGAGCTCATCCTCAAGGGCGAGGATCCGGTGGCCTTCGACCACGACTGCCGTGAGGGCATCTGCGGCGCGTGCTCGCTCGTCATCAACGGCGACGCGCACGGGCCGGAGCGCACGACCTCCTGCCAGCTGCACATGCGGTCCTTCGAGGACGGCGACACGATCGACATCGAGCCGTGGCGGGCCTCCGCCTTCCCGGTCGTCAAGGACCTGGTCGTCGACCGGTCGGCCTTCGACCGGATCATCCAGGCCGGCGGCTACGTGACCGCCCCGACCGGAGCCGCGCCCGAGGCCCACGCGACGCCCGTGCCCAAGCCGGACGCCGACTTCGCCTTCGAGCACGCCGAGTGCATCGGGTGCGGGGCGTGTGTGGCCGCCTGCCCGAACGGTGCCGCGATGCTCTTCACCTCGGCGAAGATCAACCACCTCAACGTGCTGCCGCAGGGCGCGCCCGAGCGGGAGACGCGGGTGCTCGACATGGTGGCGCAGATGGACGAGGAGGGGTTCGGCGGGTGCACGCTCGCCGGGGAGTGCGCCACCGCGTGCCCCAAGGGGATCCCGCTCGTCTCCATCACGGGGATGAACAAGGAGTGGCTGCGGGCTACTCGGAAGGCCGGAAAGCGGTAA
- a CDS encoding LLM class flavin-dependent oxidoreductase — protein MVNEQDHAAPRDPDQGSRAGGTRFSVLDRSRTREGHDTSEALRDTVGLARELEGLGYHRIWVSEHHGVPGVAGSAPTVLAAAVAAATRTIRVGTGGVMLPNHQPLVVAEQFGVLESLFPGRIDMGLGRSVGFTDGVRKALGRDKDVADDFAAQLDELLGWFRGTSPTGVHARPAEGLTVPPFVLAMGEGATIAARAGLPMVIGDLRNRDKMRRGIDHYRETFRPSVWAREPYVVISGTVAVAASPEEARRLLVPEAWSMAYSRTHGTFPPLPSVERVESLTMTERERGFYESGLSGHVVGTEEQVAHELGTVIKETAADEVLVTTSTYDREALVDSFRRLAGVVGLGPA, from the coding sequence ATGGTGAACGAGCAGGATCACGCAGCCCCACGGGACCCGGACCAGGGCTCTCGTGCCGGAGGGACACGGTTCTCCGTGCTCGACCGCTCGCGCACCCGGGAGGGACACGACACCTCCGAGGCGCTGCGCGACACCGTCGGGCTGGCGCGGGAGCTGGAGGGGCTCGGCTATCACCGGATCTGGGTCTCCGAGCACCACGGTGTGCCGGGGGTGGCCGGTTCCGCGCCGACCGTGCTGGCCGCCGCGGTCGCCGCCGCGACCCGCACGATCCGGGTGGGCACGGGCGGGGTGATGCTGCCCAACCACCAACCCCTGGTGGTGGCCGAGCAGTTCGGCGTTCTGGAGTCCCTGTTCCCCGGCCGCATCGACATGGGCCTGGGCCGTTCCGTCGGGTTCACGGACGGCGTACGGAAGGCGCTGGGCCGGGACAAGGACGTGGCCGACGACTTCGCGGCCCAGTTGGACGAACTGCTCGGCTGGTTCCGCGGCACGTCCCCGACAGGTGTGCACGCACGCCCCGCCGAGGGCCTGACAGTGCCGCCATTCGTGCTGGCCATGGGCGAGGGTGCGACGATCGCCGCCCGGGCCGGCCTCCCCATGGTGATCGGCGACCTCAGGAACCGGGACAAGATGCGCCGCGGCATCGACCACTACCGCGAGACGTTCCGGCCGTCCGTATGGGCGCGGGAGCCGTACGTCGTCATCTCCGGCACGGTCGCGGTCGCGGCGAGCCCGGAGGAGGCTCGACGACTGCTGGTCCCGGAGGCCTGGTCTATGGCGTACTCGCGCACGCACGGCACGTTTCCGCCGCTTCCGTCCGTCGAGCGTGTCGAATCGCTGACGATGACGGAGAGGGAGCGCGGTTTCTACGAGTCCGGTCTGTCCGGTCATGTCGTCGGCACGGAGGAGCAGGTTGCTCATGAGCTGGGGACGGTGATCAAGGAGACCGCGGCTGATGAGGTGCTGGTTACGACCAGCACGTATGACCGGGAGGCGCTGGTGGACTCGTTTCGGCGGTTGGCGGGGGTTGTGGGGTTGGGCCCCGCCTGA
- a CDS encoding acyl-CoA synthetase, whose product MYPGAYDPARPAVVTADGGRTLTYGRLEERSLRLADHLRTAGLRTGDHLALLADNDPRVLEVYWAALRSGLYLTVVNHHLTADEAAYIVRDCGARTLVVSGPLTELGEEIRELVPGRISHLGFDDGSYERALAAASPEPPAHQPRGVDMLYSSGTTGRPKGIAPTLPEGDVREVMSTYQLLFQPMYGFGEDTVYLCPAPLYHAAPLRFGYVVTATGGAVVLMNSFDPQGALEAIERHRVTHSQWVPTMFVRMLKLPREVRDSYDVSSLKVAIHAAAPCPVEVKWRMIAWWGSVLYEYYAATEANGITFIGPEEWLRKPGSVGRGGLLGELRICGEDGKVLPVGETGTVYFEREELPFRYHNDDARTREAQHPEHPNWTTTGDIGHVDEDGYLFLTDRRAFTIISGGVNIYPQEIEDCLTLHPKVTDVAVVGVPDAEMGEAVKAVVQPAPDALPGPELEHELLEFVRDRIAHYKSPRSVDFTDELPRTPTGKLAKSRLRKAYWD is encoded by the coding sequence ATGTATCCCGGAGCGTACGACCCCGCCAGGCCGGCCGTCGTCACCGCGGACGGCGGCCGGACCCTCACTTATGGCCGACTCGAAGAGCGTTCCCTGCGCCTCGCGGACCACCTGCGGACCGCCGGACTGCGCACGGGCGACCATCTGGCGCTCCTCGCCGACAACGACCCACGCGTCCTGGAGGTCTACTGGGCGGCCCTGCGCTCGGGCCTCTACCTCACCGTCGTCAACCATCACCTGACCGCCGACGAGGCCGCGTACATCGTCCGCGACTGCGGTGCGAGGACACTCGTCGTCTCCGGACCGCTCACCGAACTCGGGGAAGAGATACGGGAACTGGTGCCCGGTCGGATATCACACCTGGGTTTCGACGACGGCTCCTACGAGCGGGCGCTGGCCGCCGCCTCACCCGAACCCCCGGCCCACCAGCCCCGCGGTGTCGACATGCTCTACTCCTCCGGCACCACCGGCCGCCCCAAGGGCATCGCACCGACGCTCCCCGAGGGCGACGTCCGCGAGGTGATGAGCACGTACCAGCTGCTCTTCCAGCCCATGTACGGCTTCGGCGAGGACACCGTCTACCTCTGCCCGGCCCCGCTCTACCACGCCGCGCCCCTCCGCTTCGGATACGTCGTCACGGCGACCGGCGGCGCGGTCGTCCTCATGAACTCCTTCGATCCACAAGGGGCGTTGGAGGCGATCGAACGGCACCGGGTGACGCACAGCCAGTGGGTGCCCACCATGTTCGTACGGATGCTGAAGCTGCCGCGCGAGGTGCGGGACTCCTACGACGTTTCGTCGCTGAAGGTCGCCATCCACGCAGCCGCGCCCTGCCCCGTCGAGGTCAAATGGCGGATGATCGCCTGGTGGGGTTCCGTCCTGTACGAGTACTACGCGGCGACGGAGGCCAACGGGATCACCTTCATCGGCCCCGAGGAATGGCTGCGCAAGCCGGGTTCCGTGGGCCGCGGCGGCCTCCTCGGCGAGCTGCGGATCTGCGGCGAGGACGGCAAGGTGCTGCCCGTCGGGGAGACGGGAACCGTGTACTTCGAGCGTGAGGAACTCCCGTTCAGGTACCACAACGACGACGCGCGCACCCGTGAGGCACAGCACCCCGAGCACCCCAACTGGACGACCACCGGGGACATCGGCCACGTCGACGAGGACGGCTACCTCTTCCTCACCGACCGTAGGGCCTTCACGATCATCTCCGGCGGCGTGAACATCTACCCCCAGGAGATAGAGGACTGTCTGACCCTGCACCCCAAGGTCACCGATGTCGCGGTCGTCGGCGTCCCTGACGCGGAGATGGGCGAGGCGGTCAAGGCGGTCGTCCAGCCCGCCCCCGACGCGCTCCCCGGTCCCGAACTCGAACATGAGCTCCTCGAGTTCGTCCGCGACCGCATCGCCCACTACAAGTCGCCCCGCAGCGTCGACTTCACGGACGAGCTGCCGCGCACACCCACCGGGAAACTGGCCAAGTCCAGGCTGCGGAAGGCCTATTGGGACTGA
- a CDS encoding GNAT family N-acetyltransferase codes for MTGVSTLDSPPLSTAPTRYTVTLARDEADVRAAQRLRHDVFAGEMGALLSSSQPGLDVDAFDAYCDHLLVRDTTTGQVVGTYRLLPPDRAAVAGRLYSEGEFDLGPLAGIRSGLVEVGRSCVHPDHRDGAVIGLIWAGIARYMVDGGHEWLAGCCSIPLADGGALAAGTWDRVRDKHLAPEEYRVRPLLPWSAEGVTRPARTELPPLLRGYLRLGAWVCAEPAHDPDFGVADMYVLLSMRRVNPRYLRHFLSLVPA; via the coding sequence ATGACCGGCGTTTCCACGCTCGACAGCCCCCCACTGTCGACGGCCCCCACCCGCTACACCGTCACCCTCGCCCGCGACGAGGCAGACGTCCGCGCCGCCCAGCGGCTGCGTCACGACGTCTTCGCCGGGGAGATGGGCGCGCTGCTCTCCTCCTCGCAGCCGGGCCTGGACGTCGACGCCTTCGACGCGTACTGCGACCACCTGCTCGTACGCGACACCACGACCGGGCAGGTGGTCGGCACCTACCGGCTGCTGCCGCCCGACCGTGCCGCGGTCGCCGGACGGCTCTACTCGGAGGGCGAGTTCGACCTCGGACCGCTGGCCGGGATCCGCTCCGGGCTCGTCGAGGTCGGCCGCTCCTGCGTCCACCCCGACCACCGGGACGGCGCGGTCATCGGTCTCATATGGGCCGGGATCGCCCGCTACATGGTCGACGGCGGCCACGAGTGGCTGGCGGGCTGCTGCTCCATCCCGCTCGCCGACGGCGGGGCGCTCGCCGCGGGCACCTGGGACCGGGTGCGGGACAAGCACCTGGCGCCCGAGGAGTACCGGGTACGGCCGCTGCTGCCGTGGAGCGCCGAGGGCGTCACCCGTCCCGCCCGCACCGAGCTGCCCCCGCTCCTGCGCGGCTACCTCCGCCTCGGCGCCTGGGTCTGCGCGGAACCGGCCCACGACCCCGACTTCGGCGTCGCCGACATGTACGTGCTGCTGTCGATGCGCCGGGTCAACCCGCGCTACCTGCGGCACTTCCTGTCGCTCGTGCCGGCGTGA
- a CDS encoding lysophospholipid acyltransferase family protein gives MSAWLPSAPCSRVCVESVGSPAAVPRALLRLAVLLAVLLFGIVLIPVVGRLPAVWRDRLTRLWCRTIVRAAGVRLRMTGAAPPGGGLLLVANHISWMDIPLLAAVRPARMLAKAEIRQWPVAGVLTASSGALFIERDRLRALPRTVERIADSLRGGSAVVVFPEGSTWCGRAQGHFRRAAFQAALDAGVPVQPVHLHYRFEGGAATTAPAFVGSDSLLTSVWRVVSARALVAEVRVEPVLPAGSAPDRRTLALAAETATNAAARTGTAVVETADAHRRSANSKAYAHL, from the coding sequence GTGAGCGCGTGGCTGCCCAGCGCCCCGTGCTCGCGGGTCTGCGTGGAGTCCGTGGGGTCCCCGGCCGCCGTGCCGCGCGCCCTGCTGCGGCTTGCCGTACTCCTGGCCGTACTCCTCTTCGGGATCGTGCTGATCCCGGTCGTGGGGCGGCTGCCCGCCGTGTGGCGCGACCGGCTCACCCGGCTGTGGTGCCGGACGATCGTGCGCGCCGCGGGCGTGAGGCTGCGGATGACCGGGGCGGCCCCGCCCGGCGGCGGACTGCTCCTGGTGGCCAACCACATCTCCTGGATGGACATACCCCTGCTCGCCGCCGTCCGCCCCGCCCGGATGCTCGCCAAGGCGGAGATCAGGCAGTGGCCCGTGGCCGGAGTGCTCACCGCGAGCAGCGGCGCGCTGTTCATCGAGCGCGACCGCCTGCGCGCACTGCCGAGGACCGTCGAACGCATCGCGGACTCCCTGCGCGGCGGATCGGCGGTCGTGGTCTTCCCGGAAGGGAGCACCTGGTGCGGCCGGGCCCAGGGCCACTTCCGCAGAGCCGCCTTCCAGGCCGCCCTGGACGCCGGCGTGCCCGTCCAGCCGGTGCATCTCCACTACCGGTTCGAGGGGGGAGCGGCGACCACCGCGCCCGCGTTCGTCGGGAGCGACTCGCTGCTCACCTCGGTCTGGCGGGTCGTGTCGGCCCGCGCCCTCGTGGCCGAGGTACGCGTGGAGCCGGTGCTCCCGGCGGGCAGCGCACCCGACCGGCGAACACTCGCCCTCGCCGCCGAAACGGCCACCAACGCGGCGGCCCGCACCGGGACGGCCGTCGTCGAGACCGCCGACGCCCACCGAAGGAGCGCGAACTCCAAGGCGTATGCACACCTCTGA
- a CDS encoding fumarate reductase/succinate dehydrogenase flavoprotein subunit — translation MTAEFAEYTTGEPVVDTKAPEGPVGERWDTRRFEAKLVNPANRRKHTVIVVGTGLAGGSAGATLAEQGYHVVQFCYQDSPRRAHSIAAQGGINAAKNYRNDGDSIHRLFYDTVKGGDFRARESNVHRLAQISVEIIDQCVAQGVPFAREYGGLLDTRSFGGVQVSRTFYARGQTGQQLLLGAYQALSRQIAAGNIEMHPRTEMLDLIVVDGRARGIVARDLITGRIDTYYADAVVLASGGYGNVFYLSTNAMNSNATAIWRAHRRGAYFANPCFTQIHPTCIPRTGEHQSKLTLMSESLRNDGRIWVPKAKGDDRPANEIPEDERDYYLERIYPSFGNLVPRDIASRAAKNVCDEGRGVGPGGQGVYLDFADAIRRMGREAVEAKYGNLFDMYQRITDEDPYEVPMRIYPAVHYTMGGLWVDYDLQTTVPGLFAIGEANFSDHGANRLGASALMQGLADGYFVLPSTINDYLARNPHHEGVTDEHPVVQEVLADTEDRLRLLLAVDGDRTPDSFHRELGELMWEFCGMARTDSGLRKALERIPQIREEFWRRIKVPGTGEEFNQSLEKANRIVDYLELAELMCLDALHRDESCGGHFREESQTPDGEAERRDEEFSYAAAWEFTETGEAPVLHKEDLVFEYVHPTQRSYA, via the coding sequence ATGACCGCTGAATTCGCCGAGTACACGACCGGAGAGCCGGTCGTCGACACCAAAGCCCCCGAGGGACCGGTCGGTGAGCGCTGGGACACCCGCCGCTTCGAGGCCAAGCTGGTCAACCCGGCCAACCGCCGCAAGCACACCGTGATCGTCGTCGGTACGGGTCTCGCGGGCGGCTCAGCCGGCGCCACGCTCGCCGAACAGGGCTACCACGTCGTGCAGTTCTGCTACCAGGACTCCCCGCGCCGCGCCCACTCGATCGCCGCGCAGGGCGGCATCAACGCCGCCAAGAACTACCGCAACGACGGCGACTCGATCCACCGGCTGTTCTACGACACCGTCAAGGGCGGCGACTTCAGGGCGCGTGAGTCGAACGTCCACCGGCTCGCCCAGATCTCCGTCGAGATCATCGACCAGTGCGTCGCCCAGGGCGTTCCCTTCGCCCGCGAGTACGGCGGCCTGCTCGACACGCGCTCCTTCGGCGGCGTCCAGGTGTCCCGCACCTTCTACGCCCGCGGCCAGACGGGCCAGCAGCTTCTGCTGGGCGCCTACCAGGCGCTGTCCCGGCAGATCGCCGCCGGGAACATCGAGATGCATCCGCGCACCGAGATGCTCGACCTGATCGTGGTCGACGGACGGGCGCGCGGCATCGTCGCCCGCGATCTGATCACGGGGAGGATCGACACGTACTACGCGGACGCCGTGGTGCTCGCGAGCGGTGGCTACGGCAACGTCTTCTACCTCTCCACGAACGCCATGAACTCCAACGCCACCGCGATCTGGCGGGCCCACCGGCGCGGCGCGTACTTCGCCAACCCGTGCTTCACCCAGATCCACCCCACCTGCATCCCGCGCACCGGCGAGCACCAGTCCAAGCTCACGCTGATGAGCGAGTCGCTGCGCAACGACGGCCGGATCTGGGTCCCGAAGGCGAAGGGCGACGACCGCCCCGCGAACGAGATCCCCGAGGACGAGCGCGACTACTACCTGGAGCGCATCTACCCCTCCTTCGGCAACCTCGTCCCGCGCGACATCGCCTCCCGCGCCGCGAAGAACGTCTGCGACGAGGGCAGGGGAGTGGGCCCCGGCGGCCAGGGCGTGTACCTCGACTTCGCCGACGCCATCCGGCGCATGGGCCGGGAGGCGGTCGAGGCCAAGTACGGCAACCTCTTCGACATGTACCAGCGGATCACCGACGAGGATCCGTACGAGGTGCCGATGCGGATCTACCCCGCCGTGCACTACACGATGGGCGGCCTCTGGGTGGACTACGACCTCCAGACCACCGTCCCGGGGCTGTTCGCGATCGGCGAGGCCAACTTCTCGGACCACGGCGCGAACCGGCTCGGCGCGTCCGCGCTGATGCAGGGCCTCGCCGACGGCTACTTCGTCCTCCCGTCGACCATCAACGACTACCTCGCCCGCAACCCGCACCACGAGGGCGTCACCGACGAACACCCCGTCGTCCAGGAGGTGTTGGCCGACACCGAGGACCGGCTCCGGCTGCTCCTGGCCGTCGACGGCGACCGCACCCCCGACTCCTTCCACCGCGAACTCGGCGAGCTGATGTGGGAGTTCTGCGGAATGGCGCGTACGGACTCGGGGCTGCGCAAGGCCCTGGAGCGCATCCCGCAGATCCGCGAGGAGTTCTGGCGGCGCATCAAGGTCCCCGGCACCGGCGAGGAGTTCAACCAGTCGCTGGAGAAGGCCAACCGCATCGTCGACTACCTGGAGCTCGCCGAGCTGATGTGCCTCGACGCCCTGCACCGTGACGAGTCCTGCGGCGGTCACTTCCGCGAGGAGTCCCAGACCCCGGACGGAGAGGCGGAGCGGCGGGACGAGGAGTTCTCGTACGCGGCCGCCTGGGAGTTCACCGAGACCGGCGAAGCCCCCGTCCTGCACAAGGAAGACCTCGTCTTCGAGTACGTCCACCCCACCCAGCGGAGCTACGCATGA
- a CDS encoding aldehyde dehydrogenase family protein has translation MAPTELLIGSRWQASTGPGRTREVMSPFDGSPVGTVALAGPEDVDVALAAAERGAAVWRRTPAHERMTILLRAAELADERAGRIARTISAESGKTITEATGEASRSGDLIRLAAFEGTQLYGETLPLDANRGTGFDKVGFTLRQPCGVVVAITPFNYPALLVLHKLAPALAAGNAVVLKPATSTPLTALELASCFVDAGLPEGVLSVLVGSGGVLGDLLVTDPRVRKISFTGSTATGEHIARVAGVKKLSLELGASCPVVVLPDADLELAASAVALGGYVNAGQVCISVQRVITHPSITADFLDALVPKVKAIRTGDPSSPETTMGTLITTAEAERVERAIARAGTDGARILTGGERDGAVVSPAVVADVHPDSAFSQQELFGPAVAVSSAADWESAIAQANGTAYGLGAGVFTSDVAGAIRAVREIDAGTVHINWTPLWRADLMPYGGLKGSGYGKEGPRAAVGEMTEVKTIVLHGRPW, from the coding sequence ATGGCACCGACGGAGCTGCTCATCGGAAGCCGGTGGCAAGCGTCGACAGGGCCGGGACGGACGCGGGAAGTGATGTCGCCCTTCGACGGTTCGCCCGTCGGCACCGTGGCGCTCGCCGGCCCCGAGGATGTCGACGTGGCCCTGGCCGCGGCCGAACGGGGAGCCGCGGTGTGGCGGCGCACGCCCGCCCACGAGCGGATGACCATCCTGCTGCGGGCCGCCGAACTGGCCGACGAACGGGCCGGCAGGATCGCGCGGACCATCAGCGCGGAGTCGGGCAAGACCATCACCGAGGCCACCGGCGAGGCATCGCGCTCCGGCGACCTGATCCGTCTCGCGGCCTTCGAGGGCACCCAGCTCTACGGCGAGACGCTGCCGCTGGACGCGAACCGCGGCACCGGCTTCGACAAGGTCGGCTTCACCCTGCGCCAGCCCTGCGGTGTCGTGGTGGCGATCACGCCCTTCAACTACCCCGCCCTGCTCGTCCTGCACAAACTGGCACCGGCGCTCGCGGCGGGCAACGCCGTCGTCCTCAAGCCGGCCACCTCGACCCCGCTGACCGCGCTGGAACTCGCCTCCTGCTTCGTCGACGCCGGGCTTCCCGAGGGCGTGCTCTCGGTGCTCGTAGGTTCCGGCGGGGTGCTGGGGGACCTGCTCGTCACGGACCCCCGGGTGCGGAAGATCTCCTTCACGGGCTCCACCGCCACCGGCGAGCACATCGCGCGCGTCGCCGGGGTGAAGAAGCTCTCCCTCGAACTGGGAGCCTCCTGCCCGGTCGTGGTCCTGCCGGACGCGGACCTCGAACTCGCCGCGAGCGCCGTCGCGTTGGGCGGCTATGTGAACGCCGGGCAGGTGTGCATCTCCGTCCAACGGGTCATCACCCACCCCTCGATCACCGCCGACTTCCTCGACGCGCTCGTCCCCAAGGTCAAGGCCATCCGGACCGGCGACCCGTCGTCCCCCGAGACGACGATGGGCACGCTGATCACGACCGCCGAGGCGGAGCGCGTGGAGCGGGCCATCGCCCGGGCCGGCACCGACGGCGCCCGGATCCTGACCGGCGGCGAGCGTGACGGGGCCGTCGTGAGCCCCGCCGTCGTGGCCGACGTCCACCCCGACTCCGCCTTCAGCCAGCAGGAACTGTTCGGACCCGCCGTCGCCGTCAGCTCGGCCGCGGACTGGGAGTCCGCGATCGCCCAGGCCAACGGCACGGCGTACGGCCTGGGAGCGGGCGTGTTCACCTCCGACGTGGCCGGCGCGATCCGGGCCGTACGCGAGATCGACGCGGGCACGGTGCACATCAACTGGACGCCGCTGTGGCGCGCCGACCTGATGCCGTACGGCGGACTGAAGGGCAGCGGCTACGGCAAGGAGGGTCCGCGCGCGGCGGTCGGTGAGATGACCGAGGTGAAGACCATCGTGCTGCACGGCCGTCCCTGGTGA